A single genomic interval of Bradyrhizobium sp. sBnM-33 harbors:
- a CDS encoding NADPH-dependent F420 reductase, which produces MSLGIIGGGNIGLAFAKTLSRAGIAATIANSRGPDSLKESVAALGPTIKPGTREQAAAADIVLIAVNWTKLPQAVAGLPPWGGRIVIDANNPIEAPLFKPVDLQGRISSEVVAGLVRGARLVKAFNHLRADVLASDPGADGGRRVLFYSGDDTAAKAEVGALIDCLGFAGIDLGPLALGGRLAQFPGGPLPNQNLLKIG; this is translated from the coding sequence ATGAGCCTCGGCATTATTGGAGGCGGCAATATTGGCCTGGCCTTCGCCAAGACGCTGTCGCGAGCTGGAATTGCCGCAACCATCGCCAACAGCCGAGGGCCCGACTCGCTCAAGGAGTCCGTTGCTGCTCTGGGCCCGACCATCAAGCCGGGAACGCGCGAGCAAGCCGCCGCCGCGGACATCGTCTTGATCGCGGTCAACTGGACAAAACTGCCGCAGGCGGTGGCTGGGCTGCCGCCCTGGGGCGGACGCATCGTCATTGACGCCAACAATCCGATCGAAGCCCCGCTATTCAAGCCGGTCGATTTGCAGGGCCGCATTTCAAGCGAGGTGGTCGCCGGTCTGGTGCGTGGTGCGCGCCTCGTGAAGGCGTTCAATCATCTGAGGGCGGACGTGCTGGCAAGCGATCCAGGGGCAGACGGTGGTCGTCGCGTGCTCTTTTACTCCGGCGATGATACCGCCGCGAAGGCCGAGGTTGGTGCACTGATTGATTGCCTCGGATTCGCCGGTATCGACCTTGGTCCACTCGCGCTTGGCGGCAGGCTGGCACAATTTCCCGGCGGGCCATTGCCGAACCAGAATCTCTTGAAGATCGGATAA
- a CDS encoding DUF3182 family protein: MVLIHTPAGTRFCATHERVAHIGIAKRIAAIKGGCFGGQFDATFSYSGRPYFLPTDTIIGIDVAHELGIFAEDDLFGGVVPHGFVGTKAITHGLISEGARSPASWSAEFAMDVVSIVPRGYTAFCIEDAHAAIECLLREGPVRVKPVKATGGRGQSIIRRASEFDGIVEKLDHAQLSQFGLVLEEDIAAPITYSVGQIRLDGLVASYYGVQILARDNFGHTAYGGSDLSVVRGDFDDLVGVRDPSDEVRIAIDQAQRYDAAAKRHFPEIIASRRNYDIICGTSTTGQRCCGVLEQSWRIGGATPAEITALEAFAADSGLKSVEVSSVEAYGTCPPKPANAIIYFEGVDQQVGVITKYAHLRNA, from the coding sequence GTGGTTCTCATTCACACGCCAGCCGGCACACGGTTTTGCGCAACTCACGAAAGGGTTGCACACATCGGGATCGCCAAGAGGATTGCCGCAATCAAGGGCGGCTGCTTCGGCGGACAATTCGATGCCACCTTTAGCTATTCTGGCCGGCCTTACTTCTTGCCAACGGACACGATCATCGGAATTGATGTTGCACACGAACTTGGAATTTTCGCAGAGGATGATCTGTTTGGCGGTGTTGTCCCTCACGGGTTCGTCGGAACAAAAGCCATTACCCATGGCTTGATTTCGGAAGGCGCCCGATCACCGGCGAGCTGGTCGGCCGAGTTTGCGATGGACGTCGTTAGCATTGTCCCTCGGGGATATACGGCTTTCTGCATCGAAGATGCGCACGCCGCAATAGAGTGTTTGCTTCGCGAAGGGCCTGTCCGGGTCAAACCCGTAAAGGCGACCGGCGGCCGCGGTCAATCGATCATACGCCGTGCCTCTGAGTTTGACGGGATTGTCGAAAAGCTCGATCACGCGCAGCTCTCGCAATTCGGGCTCGTTCTCGAAGAGGATATCGCCGCACCCATCACCTATAGCGTCGGACAGATTCGGCTCGACGGGCTGGTCGCGAGCTATTATGGCGTACAGATCCTCGCACGCGACAATTTCGGTCACACCGCTTACGGAGGGTCCGATCTCTCCGTCGTCCGTGGAGACTTCGATGATCTTGTGGGCGTGAGAGATCCTTCGGACGAAGTGCGCATCGCGATCGATCAGGCTCAACGCTACGACGCCGCCGCCAAGCGGCACTTTCCGGAAATCATCGCTTCGCGAAGGAATTATGACATTATTTGCGGAACGTCGACGACGGGACAACGTTGTTGCGGCGTTCTTGAACAGTCGTGGCGGATTGGTGGAGCAACACCGGCCGAGATCACTGCGCTCGAAGCCTTTGCAGCTGATTCTGGTCTGAAGAGCGTCGAAGTGTCGTCGGTTGAGGCGTACGGAACCTGCCCGCCGAAGCCAGCGAACGCGATCATCTACTTTGAGGGCGTGGACCAACAGGTCGGCGTAATCACCAAATACGCGCACTTACGCAACGCATGA
- a CDS encoding alpha/beta hydrolase family protein → MTPEQTTIQIKVEDQHLAGTLLTPASSLPGILFVHGWGGSQASDLVRAREIAALGCVCLTFDLRGHAGTKSQFESVTREQNLNDLIGAYDTLVRHPAVDGSAVAVVGSSYGAYLAALLTSKRAVRWMALRVPALYRDDEWNVPKRQLDREVLAAYRRSFVPSKDNLALHACTRFRGDVLIIESEHDDLVPHETILSYRFSCSGAHSLTYRTVSGADHALSQAEHQHAYTSLLMNWTTEMVLGSRGTGQSRAQASPPHVIS, encoded by the coding sequence ATGACTCCTGAGCAAACGACGATTCAAATCAAGGTCGAGGACCAGCATCTGGCAGGCACGTTGCTAACTCCGGCAAGTTCGCTTCCGGGCATACTGTTTGTTCACGGCTGGGGTGGTAGCCAAGCCAGCGACCTGGTTCGTGCCCGCGAAATTGCTGCACTCGGGTGCGTTTGCCTGACGTTCGATCTGCGCGGCCATGCGGGAACGAAATCTCAATTCGAAAGCGTCACCCGCGAGCAGAACCTCAATGACCTCATCGGGGCTTACGACACGCTGGTACGGCACCCAGCTGTCGACGGTTCGGCGGTTGCCGTCGTGGGAAGCAGTTACGGCGCCTACTTAGCTGCCCTTTTGACCTCAAAAAGGGCCGTGCGCTGGATGGCGCTCCGGGTACCGGCTCTTTACCGGGATGACGAATGGAACGTTCCGAAGCGGCAGCTCGACCGAGAGGTATTGGCTGCGTACCGCCGAAGCTTTGTACCTTCGAAGGACAATCTGGCTCTTCATGCCTGCACCCGGTTCCGTGGCGACGTGTTGATCATCGAGTCTGAGCATGATGATTTGGTTCCCCACGAAACAATCCTCAGCTACCGGTTCTCGTGTAGCGGAGCTCACTCCCTTACCTACCGCACTGTCAGCGGGGCGGATCACGCACTTTCTCAGGCAGAACACCAGCACGCATACACATCGCTGCTCATGAATTGGACGACGGAAATGGTGCTTGGATCGCGCGGGACCGGTCAATCGCGGGCGCAAGCCTCGCCGCCTCACGTCATCAGCTAG
- a CDS encoding DUF2934 domain-containing protein, translated as MPNLEEAIRERAYHLWIADGQPEGQADIHWLNAQREILTTSVESSGGNAAAAAPTDTGLVATKSAKKAKAARSGKSKTLAA; from the coding sequence ATGCCAAATCTGGAAGAGGCCATTCGCGAACGTGCCTACCACCTCTGGATCGCCGATGGTCAACCCGAGGGCCAGGCGGACATCCATTGGCTCAATGCTCAACGCGAAATTCTCACGACATCAGTTGAAAGCTCAGGCGGCAACGCTGCCGCCGCAGCGCCCACCGACACGGGATTGGTTGCGACGAAATCCGCTAAAAAGGCGAAGGCAGCCCGATCGGGAAAAAGCAAAACCCTCGCCGCATAG
- a CDS encoding HlyD family type I secretion periplasmic adaptor subunit, with protein sequence MRPRQNALDSDQASPRVARDPNPDAFGSQSAALILELQRLSRAFDGEIRSHQHAQRLRRAAPDTSARPIGAQTRRPKRRKKSKVGWVIDFCLEQVGFKSAAQAKRRMDPPNAAHVTPRHPSPSLVPSRPSPMELTKPGPAIPAPDAPHQSMALPNPQLRLTGPLAPATAVGRLLRTGSAGLVAAGSFLLNRNAQAPANATADIGLMTHAGWSFENQLRTGLRILLLATVLGGGWLALVPLAGAVVVPGNLVVQSNVKTIQHPTGGVVADIKVANGAHVAAGDLLLRLDATQAQTSLQIVSKQLDEVRARIARLTAERDGLNQPEFPPALMARAGEESIRSLLASETSLFKARSEGRKSQKDVLQSKIGQLGQEVSGQEAQVDSKAKQLELIAGELVGVKDLYDKRLVPLTRLTTLQRETARIEGERGQLISSIAETKSKVGETQLQIARLDQDFRTEVVKELGETQGKEAELVERGVAARDLLDRIEMRAPTSGVIHKLSAHTIGGVVRPGDVIMEIVPDTDDLLVEARLQPQDIDQVRTGQKAFVRFSAFNQRVTPQLTGTVSLVSADTSRDQQTNSSYFTVRVVLPDDERRRLGGLQLVPGMPAEVFMQTGSRTMMNYLLKPITEQMNRAFVER encoded by the coding sequence ATGCGGCCTAGACAGAATGCACTAGATTCCGATCAGGCCTCGCCGCGCGTGGCACGCGATCCCAACCCCGACGCGTTCGGATCGCAAAGCGCTGCCTTGATACTCGAATTGCAACGTTTGAGCCGCGCCTTTGACGGCGAAATTCGCAGTCATCAGCATGCACAGCGGCTGCGGCGCGCCGCGCCTGATACTTCAGCACGTCCCATTGGTGCCCAGACCCGCCGGCCCAAGCGCCGGAAAAAGAGCAAGGTGGGGTGGGTTATCGACTTCTGCCTTGAACAGGTCGGTTTCAAGTCGGCCGCGCAGGCCAAGCGCCGGATGGACCCGCCGAACGCGGCTCACGTCACGCCGCGCCATCCGAGCCCGAGTCTCGTACCGTCCCGTCCATCGCCGATGGAATTGACGAAACCCGGGCCGGCAATTCCTGCGCCGGATGCCCCACATCAATCGATGGCTCTCCCGAATCCGCAACTCAGGCTTACAGGTCCGCTCGCGCCGGCAACGGCCGTCGGGCGCTTGCTTCGAACTGGCAGCGCCGGCCTGGTCGCTGCGGGTTCATTCCTGCTCAATCGCAACGCGCAAGCCCCGGCGAACGCCACGGCCGATATCGGCCTGATGACGCATGCCGGCTGGTCGTTTGAAAATCAGTTGCGGACCGGCCTTCGAATTCTGCTCCTCGCCACCGTGCTGGGCGGCGGCTGGCTTGCACTCGTGCCGCTTGCGGGCGCCGTGGTGGTGCCTGGAAATCTTGTCGTGCAGTCCAATGTCAAGACTATCCAGCATCCCACCGGCGGGGTCGTCGCGGATATTAAGGTCGCCAATGGTGCACACGTGGCCGCCGGCGATTTGCTGCTGCGGCTCGACGCCACCCAGGCCCAGACCAGCCTTCAGATCGTGAGCAAGCAGCTCGACGAGGTGCGCGCGCGGATCGCTCGATTGACCGCTGAGCGCGATGGCCTGAACCAGCCGGAATTTCCTCCTGCATTGATGGCACGCGCCGGCGAAGAAAGCATCCGAAGTCTGCTGGCGTCGGAGACTTCACTGTTCAAGGCCCGATCGGAAGGGCGCAAGAGCCAAAAGGACGTTTTGCAGAGCAAGATTGGGCAGCTCGGCCAAGAGGTTTCGGGACAAGAGGCCCAGGTGGACTCCAAAGCCAAGCAGCTTGAATTGATTGCTGGCGAGCTTGTCGGGGTCAAGGACCTTTACGACAAGCGACTGGTGCCGCTGACGCGTCTCACGACGTTGCAGCGTGAGACCGCGCGGATCGAAGGCGAGCGCGGGCAATTGATATCCTCGATCGCCGAGACGAAATCAAAGGTCGGCGAGACACAGCTTCAGATCGCGCGCCTCGATCAGGATTTTCGCACCGAAGTGGTCAAGGAACTAGGCGAGACGCAGGGCAAGGAAGCCGAACTCGTCGAGCGCGGCGTCGCCGCGCGGGATCTGCTCGACCGGATCGAAATGCGTGCGCCGACATCGGGCGTGATCCACAAGCTTTCCGCGCACACCATCGGCGGGGTCGTCCGCCCAGGCGACGTCATTATGGAAATCGTGCCCGATACGGACGACCTGCTTGTCGAAGCAAGGTTGCAGCCGCAGGATATCGACCAGGTTCGTACCGGCCAAAAGGCATTCGTCCGCTTCTCGGCCTTCAACCAGCGGGTGACACCGCAGCTCACCGGCACGGTGTCTCTGGTGTCGGCCGATACCAGCCGTGATCAGCAGACCAATTCATCCTATTTCACGGTGAGGGTCGTGTTGCCCGATGATGAGCGTCGCCGGCTGGGCGGCCTACAACTCGTCCCAGGCATGCCGGCCGAAGTTTTCATGCAGACCGGCAGCCGGACCATGATGAACTATTTGTTGAAGCCGATCACCGAGCAAATGAACCGTGCGTTTGTCGAGCGGTAG
- a CDS encoding type I secretion system permease/ATPase, with amino-acid sequence MVGVAGFSGVVNILMLSGSLYMLQVYDRVIPSRNVATLLGLSLMVLLAYLIQAYFEALRARMLCRVATMFDVGMQESIHTALAMLPLRGANPMLLLQPLRDLDQVRTFMSGMGPTAFLDMPWIPIFLVTLFLFHPAIGATALLGTIAIIAMTLLTERLSRGAARAAMDSSARRQVLADTTQRNAEVIRAFGMIDRFTVRWSQANERYLRENIRANDVYANLGSVAKLLRYVLQSGMLGIGAYLVVVDQASGGIMIASSIMMGRALAPVEVVLGNWKQLVTARQGLARLRDICKATATPPAPPVALPRPCRELSVEHLAVAAPGMDKPIVSDISFSLKAGMGLALLGASASGKTSLSRALVGIWPAKEGVVRLDGAAIDQWRNEDLGRHIGYLPQDVALLEGTVAENICRFDERATSEAILKAAQIAGVHDLILRLPQGYATRIGQGGMSLSAGQRQRIGLARAAFGDPFLVVLDEPNANLDTDGENSLGQAIETLRRNGSIVIVISHRPSALAVLDMAMVLYDGKAIAFGPCEEVFARVRRGTGKAASAAKAAAARTAPAVPRAAVAEGV; translated from the coding sequence ATGGTCGGCGTCGCCGGGTTCAGCGGGGTGGTGAACATCCTGATGCTGTCCGGCTCTCTTTATATGTTGCAGGTTTATGACCGGGTGATCCCGAGCCGCAACGTCGCGACCTTGCTCGGCCTCTCGTTGATGGTGCTGCTCGCTTACCTGATCCAGGCATATTTCGAGGCGTTGCGCGCGCGCATGCTGTGCCGGGTGGCAACCATGTTCGATGTCGGCATGCAGGAATCGATCCATACCGCGCTTGCGATGCTGCCGCTCCGTGGCGCGAACCCGATGCTGCTCCTGCAGCCGCTGCGCGATCTCGACCAGGTTCGCACCTTCATGTCGGGAATGGGACCGACGGCGTTTCTGGACATGCCCTGGATTCCGATCTTTCTGGTCACGCTCTTTCTGTTCCATCCCGCAATCGGCGCTACGGCGCTACTGGGAACGATTGCAATCATCGCGATGACATTGCTCACAGAACGGCTGTCGCGTGGTGCGGCCAGGGCCGCGATGGACTCAAGTGCACGCCGGCAGGTGCTGGCGGATACGACCCAGCGCAACGCCGAGGTGATACGGGCGTTCGGCATGATTGATCGATTCACCGTGCGTTGGTCGCAGGCCAATGAGCGGTATCTGCGCGAAAACATCCGAGCCAACGATGTATATGCCAATCTCGGATCCGTGGCGAAGCTCCTGCGCTACGTGTTGCAGTCGGGCATGCTGGGGATTGGCGCCTATCTTGTGGTGGTCGACCAGGCCTCGGGCGGCATCATGATTGCTTCGTCGATCATGATGGGCCGCGCGTTGGCGCCGGTTGAAGTTGTGCTCGGCAACTGGAAGCAGCTTGTCACCGCGCGCCAGGGGCTCGCCCGCCTGCGCGACATCTGCAAGGCGACGGCTACGCCGCCTGCGCCGCCGGTGGCGTTGCCGCGTCCCTGCCGCGAGCTCTCGGTAGAGCATCTCGCGGTCGCAGCTCCGGGCATGGACAAGCCCATCGTGTCCGACATTTCGTTCTCGCTGAAAGCGGGTATGGGGCTCGCACTGCTCGGCGCCAGTGCTTCCGGCAAGACCTCACTTTCGAGGGCGCTGGTCGGAATCTGGCCGGCCAAAGAGGGTGTCGTGCGGCTCGACGGAGCGGCCATCGATCAATGGCGCAACGAGGATCTGGGGCGTCATATCGGCTACTTGCCTCAGGACGTTGCGCTGCTCGAGGGCACGGTGGCCGAAAATATCTGCCGGTTCGATGAGCGGGCGACGTCAGAGGCGATATTGAAGGCTGCGCAGATTGCCGGCGTGCACGATCTCATCCTGCGCCTGCCGCAGGGATATGCGACGCGCATCGGCCAGGGCGGTATGAGCCTCTCGGCGGGCCAGCGCCAGCGGATTGGTCTGGCGCGAGCTGCCTTCGGCGACCCGTTTCTGGTTGTGCTCGACGAGCCCAATGCGAACCTCGACACCGACGGCGAGAATTCCCTGGGCCAAGCTATTGAGACTCTGCGCCGAAACGGGAGCATCGTCATCGTCATATCGCACCGCCCCAGCGCGCTTGCCGTACTGGACATGGCGATGGTGCTCTACGATGGCAAGGCGATCGCGTTCGGTCCCTGCGAGGAGGTCTTTGCACGCGTTCGAAGGGGGACGGGCAAGGCGGCGTCTGCGGCAAAGGCGGCGGCTGCACGGACCGCACCTGCGGTGCCTCGCGCAGCGGTCGCTGAGGGAGTTTGA
- a CDS encoding right-handed parallel beta-helix repeat-containing protein has protein sequence MSHTVTRSGNQVQTPYKTGSAGLDPNTLLDFETATFILDNQPSTIDGDGTNYWPVDVRNSPGVIIDGGTIQGEINMTGDWRTVYDYGNSAGVTVQYSPGVIVRDWRMTNVFDGVNISWESSNFLVEDVWITGARDDAIQNDKVNSGTIRDSLFDGVFAGISLDPSSSSPVDGRNNVVTIDGVLMRLNLQNYEGEMTHASWIKTDSATLGAVTPHLQVFNTVVAIEDPTHHSFRSTADAWKYQIEGANNFYLNLSDTPLPSDYPMPPSGSWTVLQGQAARDYWDQAKAEWIKNHEGDGAMTAPPPVNEQPPVEETPTASGSDTTGTTTGSSPSTGGTSTATDGTSTTGDTSTTTGSTSTATDDTSTTGGTSTATGSTSTATDGTSTTGGTSTATGSTSTAADGTSTTSGTSTTTEGTSTTVSSDSARGGHHWWQQTFGNSSTDDTTVSPDIARGGHHWWEQALGNSTTDDRSTTVSPASTSEGLGHHWQQIAGLTTSALGSHDWQQHANFWHQ, from the coding sequence ATGAGTCACACAGTTACACGCTCAGGTAATCAAGTTCAAACACCTTACAAGACGGGTTCTGCCGGCCTTGACCCCAATACACTGCTCGATTTCGAGACCGCCACCTTCATTTTGGACAATCAACCGTCCACAATTGATGGCGACGGGACAAACTATTGGCCTGTGGACGTTCGCAACTCGCCCGGTGTCATTATTGATGGTGGCACAATTCAGGGCGAGATCAACATGACCGGAGACTGGCGCACAGTTTACGACTATGGCAATTCGGCCGGTGTCACTGTGCAGTATAGTCCAGGGGTTATTGTACGCGACTGGCGTATGACGAATGTGTTCGACGGCGTTAATATTTCCTGGGAGAGCAGCAACTTTTTGGTCGAGGATGTTTGGATTACCGGCGCCAGGGACGACGCCATTCAGAATGATAAGGTTAACTCTGGTACAATCCGTGATAGCTTGTTCGATGGAGTGTTTGCTGGTATCTCGCTTGACCCTTCGTCATCAAGCCCGGTGGATGGGAGAAACAACGTCGTCACTATTGATGGTGTGCTCATGCGTCTTAACCTTCAGAATTACGAAGGTGAGATGACACATGCAAGTTGGATTAAAACCGATTCTGCTACGTTGGGTGCGGTCACGCCACACTTGCAGGTCTTTAATACCGTTGTTGCTATCGAGGATCCAACGCACCACAGCTTCCGCAGCACGGCCGACGCGTGGAAGTATCAAATAGAAGGCGCGAACAACTTCTATCTGAACCTGTCCGACACGCCGTTGCCCTCGGACTACCCTATGCCTCCCTCTGGGAGCTGGACGGTCCTCCAGGGGCAGGCGGCCCGCGACTACTGGGACCAGGCCAAGGCCGAGTGGATCAAGAACCACGAGGGCGACGGCGCGATGACTGCGCCGCCGCCGGTCAACGAACAGCCACCGGTGGAGGAGACTCCGACTGCCTCGGGTTCGGATACGACCGGCACAACGACCGGCAGCAGTCCTTCCACGGGCGGCACGTCCACGGCCACGGACGGTACATCGACCACGGGCGATACTTCCACGACCACCGGCAGTACATCCACGGCCACGGACGATACATCGACCACGGGCGGTACTTCCACGGCCACCGGCAGTACATCCACGGCCACGGACGGTACATCGACCACGGGCGGTACTTCCACGGCCACCGGCAGTACATCCACGGCCGCGGACGGTACATCGACCACGAGCGGTACTTCCACGACCACCGAAGGCACATCCACGACCGTCTCGTCGGACTCGGCACGAGGCGGTCACCACTGGTGGCAGCAGACGTTTGGTAATTCGTCGACGGACGATACGACCGTCTCGCCGGACATAGCACGAGGCGGCCACCACTGGTGGGAGCAGGCACTTGGTAATTCGACGACGGACGATAGATCCACGACCGTCTCGCCGGCTTCGACATCAGAAGGATTGGGCCACCACTGGCAGCAAATTGCTGGTTTGACGACGAGCGCGCTGGGCAGCCACGATTGGCAACAGCACGCGAACTTCTGGCACCAATAG
- a CDS encoding DUF6894 family protein codes for MARYFFHVSDGTLVLDDVGVELPDVTSAQTTAIQLTAEILKDGMLGPLWNELCWRVEVTDSPQIGGQRFFVVNFSITS; via the coding sequence ATGGCTCGCTACTTCTTCCATGTTAGTGACGGCACTTTGGTGTTGGATGACGTCGGAGTGGAGCTACCTGACGTCACCTCCGCGCAAACGACAGCGATCCAATTGACTGCTGAAATCCTCAAGGATGGGATGTTGGGGCCGTTGTGGAATGAGCTTTGCTGGCGAGTCGAAGTAACTGACAGCCCCCAAATAGGCGGCCAAAGGTTCTTCGTGGTCAATTTTTCAATCACGTCATAA
- a CDS encoding LuxR C-terminal-related transcriptional regulator, protein MHCIRVVIADRHPIVRQGLADVLGTERDFRLVACCGDGPSCIEAIRLFVPEIAIVDLPDIGGSEILAVTRAEKLRTRLVFFTGYIHDSDIASLASGGAYSVISKDIEPKLLLQILRQVASNHRLAPPTPYELEPAQETTKAKATHAPLTDRERQIMRLVSEGLPNKEIARRLNVTDGTIKVHLHHIFQKLEVSNRTVLATLAISQIHELDAPQEDRREASFEASPGTRSTVADKIRSVRNR, encoded by the coding sequence ATGCATTGTATTCGTGTGGTTATTGCGGATCGCCATCCCATAGTTCGGCAAGGCCTGGCTGACGTACTCGGGACAGAACGTGATTTCAGGTTAGTCGCCTGCTGCGGTGATGGACCAAGCTGCATCGAAGCGATCAGGTTATTCGTGCCGGAGATCGCCATTGTGGATTTGCCCGATATCGGTGGGTCAGAAATTCTCGCTGTGACCAGGGCGGAGAAGCTTCGCACGCGGTTGGTGTTTTTTACCGGCTATATCCATGACAGCGATATAGCGAGCCTGGCTTCGGGAGGGGCCTACAGTGTTATCTCCAAGGATATAGAGCCCAAACTTCTGCTGCAGATTCTACGGCAAGTTGCGAGCAATCACAGATTGGCTCCGCCTACTCCATATGAGCTCGAACCAGCTCAGGAAACCACGAAGGCCAAAGCGACGCACGCCCCCCTCACCGACCGCGAGCGTCAGATTATGCGTCTAGTGTCTGAGGGATTACCGAACAAGGAAATTGCGCGTCGACTGAATGTCACTGATGGCACAATCAAGGTTCATCTTCATCATATCTTTCAGAAGCTCGAAGTAAGCAATCGGACGGTGCTTGCGACCCTCGCCATCTCACAAATTCACGAGCTGGACGCACCTCAGGAAGATCGTCGTGAGGCGTCATTCGAAGCTTCCCCCGGAACGCGCTCCACTGTTGCAGATAAAATCAGGTCCGTACGCAACCGATGA
- a CDS encoding LuxR C-terminal-related transcriptional regulator, producing MKRRRDFAIILVGERGLLREGIERILRSANFRIRASAAPGDDLMASQIQADQLLFLIVHTGDDFDATVEQIEFLRNRHPNARVAIVVTRYRLDDIVAAFRAGVNGYFADVTSCEVFAKSVELVMMGEVVFPPAFLSFALVDDHHVSNRASSVGSGGAMLTAGTIDPRLSPRERSIMRCLIEGDSNKCIARKIEIAEATVKVHIKAILRKIQVQNRTQAAIWGVNHAFLAEAPDVPSNAGTSGELPVPRNGGERQIRLESK from the coding sequence ATGAAACGGCGACGGGATTTTGCAATCATTCTTGTCGGAGAACGGGGGCTGCTTAGAGAGGGCATTGAACGAATCCTACGCTCAGCCAATTTCCGCATCAGGGCTTCGGCAGCGCCGGGTGATGATTTGATGGCTAGCCAGATTCAAGCCGACCAATTGCTTTTTCTGATCGTTCATACGGGCGATGACTTTGATGCCACCGTAGAGCAGATCGAATTTCTGAGAAACCGCCATCCCAATGCGCGAGTCGCGATTGTCGTCACCCGCTATCGGTTGGACGACATAGTGGCAGCTTTTCGCGCAGGCGTTAACGGCTATTTCGCTGACGTCACGAGCTGCGAGGTCTTTGCCAAATCGGTGGAATTGGTGATGATGGGTGAAGTCGTCTTCCCTCCAGCGTTTCTGTCATTTGCTCTTGTTGACGATCATCACGTGAGTAACCGTGCATCGAGCGTAGGCAGCGGCGGTGCGATGCTCACTGCAGGCACGATCGACCCACGGCTCTCTCCGCGTGAGAGGTCTATTATGCGCTGTTTGATCGAAGGCGATTCGAACAAATGCATCGCACGGAAAATCGAAATTGCCGAAGCTACCGTAAAGGTCCATATCAAAGCGATCCTTCGCAAGATCCAGGTTCAGAACCGGACACAAGCAGCGATCTGGGGGGTCAATCACGCGTTCTTGGCAGAGGCGCCCGACGTGCCCTCGAATGCAGGCACCAGCGGCGAACTTCCTGTTCCTCGCAATGGCGGAGAACGACAAATCAGACTTGAAAGCAAGTAA
- a CDS encoding response regulator transcription factor has product MNRATTVTVLVGQNALLREGLARILSPAGFRILASASSVDYLIPNSLPQQQPILLIIDVGDDFDIAFAQMKSFKQRYPAGRVAMLAHQRQLRTMMSAFRLGANAYLAKAATCDTFIKTLELVMLGVTFLPPEILSFICHQQDRSRAASHSGHAAHHINAPDDKDGDAGSMIGTKGETNELVPRDMASLTPLSTPQQSILRCLMQGDSNKSIARKLAISEATAKVHVKSILRKIRVHNRTQAAIWAISAAPLMSANDDVSPEQVTEAAAAPARCASRPSVRGAKLLDLAHTVPDRSPRD; this is encoded by the coding sequence ATGAATCGGGCAACTACGGTTACCGTTCTTGTCGGGCAAAATGCGCTGCTGAGGGAAGGCCTCGCTCGGATTTTGAGTCCGGCTGGCTTTCGTATTTTGGCGTCGGCATCCAGCGTTGACTACCTGATCCCGAACTCGCTCCCTCAACAGCAGCCCATCTTGCTCATCATCGATGTCGGCGATGATTTCGATATTGCATTCGCGCAAATGAAGTCCTTCAAGCAGCGGTATCCGGCAGGACGCGTCGCCATGCTGGCTCATCAGCGTCAGCTGCGCACAATGATGTCCGCGTTTCGGCTGGGTGCCAACGCGTATTTGGCCAAGGCCGCGACGTGCGACACTTTTATCAAGACCCTTGAATTGGTCATGCTTGGCGTGACATTTTTGCCTCCTGAAATACTGAGTTTCATTTGTCACCAGCAAGACCGCAGCCGCGCAGCCAGCCACAGTGGCCACGCAGCTCACCACATAAATGCCCCTGACGACAAGGATGGCGATGCTGGCTCGATGATCGGGACCAAGGGTGAAACGAATGAACTTGTACCGCGCGACATGGCCAGCCTCACGCCACTGTCAACTCCGCAACAATCCATCCTGCGCTGTCTGATGCAGGGTGATTCCAACAAAAGCATAGCGCGTAAGCTGGCCATCTCCGAGGCCACCGCGAAGGTCCATGTCAAATCGATCCTCCGGAAGATTCGGGTCCACAATCGCACGCAGGCCGCTATTTGGGCGATAAGTGCAGCTCCGCTCATGTCGGCAAACGACGACGTTTCACCCGAGCAGGTTACGGAAGCCGCTGCCGCGCCAGCCCGGTGCGCAAGCAGGCCGTCAGTTCGCGGCGCAAAGCTCCTCGACCTTGCACATACAGTGCCTGATAGATCGCCTCGTGACTGA